In Bythopirellula goksoeyrii, a single window of DNA contains:
- a CDS encoding DNA-directed RNA polymerase subunit alpha C-terminal domain-containing protein, with product MTRIPLNQAELANQGMKDRLEMSTAEIGLAVRTTNCLEEKGVFTVDDLLHCTREDLLSISNFGEKTLDEVYNALAQIGFHRPQMPR from the coding sequence ATGACCCGCATTCCACTGAATCAAGCTGAACTTGCCAACCAGGGCATGAAGGATCGCCTTGAGATGAGCACCGCCGAAATCGGCCTTGCCGTCCGCACGACCAACTGCCTCGAAGAAAAAGGAGTCTTCACGGTCGACGACTTGCTGCACTGCACCCGCGAAGACTTGCTAAGCATCTCCAACTTTGGCGAGAAGACACTCGACGAGGTTTACAACGCGCTAGCCCAGATTGGGTTTCATCGGCCGCAAATGCCGCGCTAG
- a CDS encoding ATP-binding protein yields MNTPAETLDMASSDESHSDPSSNNLEALLDRINRLASGEEAVEAQPEQRAVTEQSQVAPERPRPIVVPPVHNFEDAGRERKEWCPPEPKTLAQAGISEGQLEHLAIKCLGACGDCSGHELAEHHTVPFRLIEPVLATLKQAQLVAYRGSAPMNDYVYQLTEMGREQAKKLTEYCSYFGAAPVPLEHYIESVAEQTLTKVHPTRGDLERAFSDLLVNQNMLRRLGPAVNSGRGLFLFGFPGNGKTSIAERVTKAFGDTVWIPRAIGIDGEVMRVFDPALHEEIPLEMAAGPLHAREIDKRWVRIRRPTIVVGGELTMDALEVSPGTGNNVSEAPLQLKSNCGTLVIDDFGRQRMTTDVLLNRWIVPLEKRYDFLRLVNGKKIQVPFDQLIIFSTNLEPKDLVDDAFLRRIPYKIEVPDPSEEEFRQLFKIMAPILGMEYNQDSVDYLIATHYHPINRPFRCCQPRDLLLQIRNYCNYLDTMPTMCREYFDYAVENYFAVM; encoded by the coding sequence ATGAACACTCCCGCAGAAACTCTCGATATGGCTTCCTCCGATGAGTCGCACTCAGACCCTTCCAGCAACAATCTCGAAGCACTGCTGGATCGCATCAACCGGCTTGCGAGTGGCGAGGAAGCGGTTGAAGCGCAACCTGAACAACGAGCTGTAACTGAGCAATCTCAGGTCGCTCCAGAGAGACCACGCCCCATCGTTGTTCCTCCGGTCCACAATTTCGAAGATGCAGGCAGAGAGCGCAAAGAGTGGTGTCCTCCGGAGCCCAAAACACTAGCTCAAGCAGGGATCAGCGAAGGCCAACTCGAACACTTGGCCATTAAATGCCTGGGGGCATGTGGGGACTGCTCAGGTCACGAACTCGCCGAACACCACACGGTTCCCTTCCGTTTGATCGAACCTGTCCTGGCGACGTTGAAGCAAGCTCAGTTGGTCGCTTACCGCGGATCGGCTCCGATGAACGATTATGTTTATCAGCTTACCGAAATGGGCCGGGAGCAGGCGAAAAAGCTGACCGAGTATTGTAGCTATTTCGGCGCCGCGCCTGTTCCCCTCGAACACTACATCGAAAGTGTCGCCGAGCAGACACTCACCAAAGTTCACCCAACCAGAGGGGATCTGGAACGTGCCTTCTCCGATTTGCTTGTGAATCAGAACATGCTCAGACGCTTGGGACCTGCGGTGAACTCCGGACGTGGCTTGTTCCTGTTTGGATTTCCAGGCAACGGAAAAACAAGTATTGCTGAGCGGGTCACAAAGGCCTTCGGTGACACTGTCTGGATTCCGCGCGCGATTGGCATCGATGGCGAAGTCATGCGGGTTTTCGATCCAGCGCTTCACGAAGAGATACCGTTAGAAATGGCTGCGGGCCCCTTGCACGCCCGGGAGATCGATAAACGTTGGGTTCGCATCCGTCGGCCAACGATCGTCGTCGGTGGCGAATTGACTATGGATGCACTGGAAGTCAGTCCTGGAACCGGCAACAATGTCAGTGAAGCACCACTACAACTCAAAAGCAATTGTGGCACATTGGTCATCGACGACTTCGGACGTCAAAGAATGACGACCGACGTGCTTTTGAATCGCTGGATCGTGCCACTGGAAAAGCGGTACGACTTCCTGCGACTTGTGAATGGCAAGAAGATTCAAGTTCCCTTCGATCAGTTGATTATTTTCTCGACGAACCTCGAGCCAAAAGACCTAGTCGATGACGCCTTCCTTCGCCGTATTCCGTACAAAATCGAAGTGCCAGATCCAAGCGAAGAGGAATTCCGCCAGCTGTTCAAGATCATGGCACCGATTCTGGGAATGGAATACAACCAGGACTCGGTGGACTACTTGATCGCTACGCACTACCATCCCATCAATCGGCCGTTCCGCTGTTGCCAGCCTCGCGACCTACTTTTGCAGATCCGCAATTACTGCAACTATCTGGATACCATGCCCACCATGTGCCGCGAGTATTTCGACTACGCCGTCGAAAACTACTTCGCCGTCATGTAG
- a CDS encoding FG-GAP repeat protein, with translation MRRLIICWFALLLVGVEPCVFSPKCLASQLSFPMEKILPPSPVGSGLFGGEVALQGQQLIVSEKRLGIYGGSADVFHLSPAGANFQATLIAPSFTADFGIGVAISYGNTSTPSRAIVAGRDAAYVFTEGSSGWENQPTGQLSWGGGLVAIDGNVAVGHGAPGTGTMVVHEFTETLANQWKPIATLVGGNEGFGGGAVLQNGTAVIASPTEDAGSTNSGAVYAYQAISDTWQATDRLVPSDPLFRGGFGTDIDLEGDTLMVSRVLGGPSKDGPQPGVVSVYERSGTDWIETLRLTSSDSFAGDGFGSRVAVSRNFAAVLATGHAEGRVYVFRRQSAGWNELGWVSTGQPFSSLYDQFGVSLDLDGSTLVVGARLDDEAGDQAGAVYRFTIPEPSSMALSVLGISLLASRSLRKIGKAKNPRIRIEQF, from the coding sequence ATGCGAAGACTCATCATCTGTTGGTTCGCCCTCCTGCTAGTTGGAGTCGAACCATGTGTCTTTTCACCGAAGTGCTTGGCTAGTCAACTATCGTTTCCAATGGAGAAGATCCTGCCACCTTCGCCGGTAGGGAGCGGGCTTTTCGGGGGCGAGGTCGCCTTGCAGGGGCAGCAACTTATCGTTTCCGAAAAGCGACTCGGTATTTACGGAGGGAGTGCCGACGTGTTCCACCTGTCTCCTGCTGGAGCGAATTTTCAGGCAACACTTATTGCCCCCAGCTTCACGGCGGACTTCGGAATCGGCGTGGCCATCAGCTATGGCAATACTTCTACTCCCTCTCGGGCCATCGTCGCAGGGAGAGACGCCGCATATGTCTTCACTGAGGGTTCATCAGGCTGGGAGAATCAACCTACTGGGCAACTCAGTTGGGGTGGTGGACTCGTTGCGATCGATGGCAACGTGGCAGTGGGGCATGGAGCCCCTGGCACCGGGACGATGGTCGTCCACGAATTTACTGAGACGTTAGCCAATCAGTGGAAGCCAATAGCTACTCTGGTGGGTGGCAATGAAGGCTTTGGCGGTGGAGCTGTTTTACAGAATGGCACCGCTGTAATCGCTTCTCCAACGGAAGACGCCGGTTCGACAAACAGTGGTGCGGTGTACGCTTACCAAGCAATTAGCGATACTTGGCAGGCAACCGACCGGCTCGTCCCCTCTGATCCTCTTTTTCGTGGCGGTTTTGGCACGGATATTGACCTGGAGGGGGATACATTAATGGTGAGCAGAGTTCTTGGCGGACCCAGCAAAGATGGCCCCCAGCCAGGGGTCGTCTCTGTTTATGAGCGGTCCGGTACAGATTGGATAGAGACACTACGTCTCACATCCTCAGATAGTTTCGCAGGAGATGGCTTCGGATCTCGAGTAGCAGTTTCAAGAAACTTCGCAGCCGTCTTGGCGACTGGTCATGCAGAAGGACGTGTCTACGTCTTCCGAAGACAGTCGGCCGGGTGGAATGAGCTGGGATGGGTCAGCACTGGTCAGCCATTTAGCTCCTTATACGACCAATTTGGAGTCTCACTTGACCTCGACGGTTCCACGCTTGTGGTGGGAGCTCGTCTTGACGATGAAGCAGGTGATCAGGCTGGCGCAGTTTATAGATTCACAATTCCGGAGCCTTCGAGCATGGCATTATCTGTCCTTGGAATCTCTCTTCTAGCAAGCCGATCGTTGAGAAAAATCGGTAAGGCAAAGAATCCCAGGATAAGAATTGAACAATTTTGA
- a CDS encoding DinB family protein yields MNDYFRQVYAFNLGYCEALLKDIPEAEMRAQPSPGINPPAWLLGHLAICTDFALELMGGMKQLPEKWHKEFGPQSLPLSKEFPYPTKDELWHAYSAGHAAVTALSTEVPTDMLERPNPLPFEFLKKMLPTTGDLIAHLMSTHEASHLGHLSNWRRQMGHPPLF; encoded by the coding sequence ATGAACGATTATTTCCGACAAGTCTATGCCTTCAATCTTGGCTACTGCGAAGCCCTGCTTAAGGACATTCCTGAGGCAGAGATGCGCGCCCAGCCGTCGCCAGGAATTAATCCACCGGCGTGGCTTCTGGGACATCTGGCCATCTGTACCGACTTCGCTCTTGAACTGATGGGAGGGATGAAGCAACTTCCAGAAAAATGGCACAAAGAATTTGGTCCCCAATCGCTGCCACTTTCGAAGGAGTTTCCGTACCCCACGAAAGACGAACTTTGGCACGCCTATTCAGCCGGACATGCCGCCGTGACTGCACTCAGCACCGAGGTCCCCACCGACATGTTGGAGCGTCCCAACCCGCTTCCCTTTGAGTTTCTCAAAAAAATGCTGCCAACGACCGGCGATTTAATCGCCCATCTGATGAGCACGCACGAGGCATCTCACTTGGGGCATCTCTCAAATTGGCGGCGCCAGATGGGCCATCCACCGCTCTTTTAG
- a CDS encoding peptidylprolyl isomerase: MIRHLAWALALGLFATTNLSAQTIRFDTNVGTFDMRLNPTGNPFLQGNVDNILAYVNAGRYDTTVINRAATNFVLQMGGFQANTLSLPESFNEFPSVPTFDPVIVDEDGDGQVDFDLGGLSNTRGTVSLALSGNPTNPNSGTSSFFINLNDTNDFLDDSGFVPFAEIVNMETVNLIMALPQQNLDPSGGNLGAINIPVLQDNHLVIIERAFVVPTPEAIIASSSPAANSSAASSSSGGPAASTATDLAVPEPNTLLLAAGAMMMLALRNRKRTA; encoded by the coding sequence ATGATTCGACACCTAGCTTGGGCTCTTGCCCTCGGTCTATTTGCCACCACAAATCTTTCGGCCCAGACGATTCGTTTTGATACGAACGTTGGTACGTTTGATATGAGACTCAACCCAACGGGAAATCCGTTCCTGCAAGGGAACGTGGACAACATCCTTGCTTACGTAAATGCGGGACGTTATGACACGACCGTGATCAACCGTGCTGCAACCAATTTTGTATTGCAAATGGGTGGCTTTCAGGCAAATACTTTGTCGCTTCCGGAAAGTTTCAATGAGTTCCCCTCGGTGCCAACCTTTGATCCGGTAATCGTAGACGAAGATGGCGATGGCCAGGTCGATTTTGATCTCGGAGGTCTCTCCAACACGCGAGGAACCGTTTCTCTGGCATTGAGTGGTAATCCCACGAATCCTAATTCGGGGACGAGCAGCTTTTTCATTAATCTCAATGATACCAACGACTTCCTGGATGACTCAGGATTCGTCCCTTTTGCTGAAATTGTGAATATGGAAACCGTCAATCTAATCATGGCGCTTCCTCAGCAGAACCTCGATCCAAGTGGCGGCAATCTCGGGGCTATCAATATTCCTGTGCTGCAAGATAACCATCTGGTAATCATCGAACGGGCATTTGTTGTCCCGACTCCGGAGGCGATTATTGCTTCTAGTTCACCAGCTGCGAATTCCTCAGCGGCAAGTTCGAGTAGTGGTGGCCCGGCGGCTTCGACTGCTACAGACCTCGCAGTGCCAGAACCTAACACTTTACTGCTAGCAGCGGGCGCAATGATGATGCTAGCGCTGCGAAATCGCAAGCGCACCGCTTAA
- a CDS encoding phosphoesterase, which produces MPTVAEERVLVLPTSEFHELGHFQGFSPDLNTYLPALLESQNLSYRPRSEMEQDPSFKQLIPYMVFRYTDDDGVPCLFQYTRGGGQGEKRLHAKRSVGIGGHISTDDADAGSIADVYRVGMQRELAEEVALETAYTEECVGLINDDETPVGEVHLGVVHLFDLAEPLVQPRETEILNAGFRPIAELLNELDEFESWSQIVVRALFG; this is translated from the coding sequence ATGCCGACCGTTGCCGAGGAACGAGTTCTTGTCCTGCCTACTAGCGAATTTCATGAGCTGGGACATTTTCAGGGGTTCTCTCCAGATCTGAATACCTATTTGCCAGCGCTTCTCGAGAGTCAGAACTTGAGCTATCGGCCCCGCAGTGAGATGGAACAGGACCCCAGTTTCAAGCAACTGATCCCCTACATGGTCTTTCGTTACACCGATGATGATGGAGTGCCCTGTTTGTTCCAATACACCCGCGGGGGAGGGCAGGGCGAGAAACGGCTTCACGCCAAACGAAGCGTGGGCATTGGCGGACATATCTCGACCGACGATGCCGATGCCGGCAGCATCGCCGACGTCTACCGTGTCGGCATGCAACGCGAACTAGCCGAGGAAGTCGCCCTCGAAACCGCTTACACCGAAGAATGCGTCGGCCTGATCAACGACGACGAAACCCCCGTCGGCGAAGTACATCTCGGGGTCGTACATCTGTTCGACTTGGCCGAGCCACTCGTCCAACCCCGCGAGACAGAGATTCTCAACGCCGGATTCCGGCCCATCGCCGAATTGCTCAACGAACTGGACGAATTCGAATCATGGTCGCAAATCGTGGTGCGGGCATTGTTTGGTTGA
- a CDS encoding formyltetrahydrofolate deformylase, translating into MQYIITAVGPDHRGLADPIVHCVTELGANISEIQMFDHDEESLFSMLTRVELAPGRADELHAAAADISDRTGLSIRTWSPDIVGRKPRLAICATYRTETPRAVLTAIHNGLINAEAAVMISNRQACRSLAEEFDVPWFTIGDDQGNADDERLVSICDEQNIDYVVLARYMRILPPASVWKYAGGRIINLHHGLLPSFPGMRPYHDAYAVRMLTYGATCHFIIPELDAGNQIINQSTFSVSPGTSIDEIVRRGQEENEPACLVEGVRRVVAGEVRLHFNRIVANS; encoded by the coding sequence ATGCAATACATCATCACCGCCGTTGGGCCAGATCATCGTGGCTTGGCCGACCCCATCGTCCACTGCGTGACGGAATTGGGAGCAAACATCTCGGAAATCCAGATGTTCGATCACGACGAAGAATCGCTCTTCTCGATGCTCACGCGGGTTGAATTGGCCCCTGGACGAGCGGACGAACTCCACGCGGCGGCAGCAGATATTAGTGACCGTACCGGTCTTTCTATTCGTACCTGGTCGCCGGATATTGTCGGTCGTAAGCCTCGGCTAGCAATCTGCGCAACCTATCGCACCGAAACGCCTCGGGCAGTATTGACAGCAATTCATAACGGGCTAATTAATGCCGAAGCGGCGGTGATGATTAGCAATCGTCAGGCCTGTCGGTCCTTGGCAGAAGAGTTTGACGTGCCATGGTTCACCATCGGAGACGACCAGGGCAATGCCGACGACGAGCGTCTGGTCTCAATCTGCGACGAGCAGAACATCGACTACGTGGTGCTAGCTAGGTATATGCGGATTTTGCCACCTGCCAGCGTATGGAAGTATGCCGGCGGGCGGATTATCAATTTGCACCATGGCTTGCTTCCGAGCTTTCCAGGAATGCGACCTTATCACGATGCCTACGCCGTGCGGATGCTCACCTACGGGGCGACATGCCACTTCATCATTCCGGAACTGGATGCGGGGAATCAGATTATCAACCAATCGACTTTCAGTGTGTCGCCTGGGACGTCGATTGACGAAATTGTCCGCCGCGGCCAGGAAGAAAATGAACCGGCGTGTCTCGTGGAAGGTGTCAGACGGGTGGTCGCCGGAGAGGTGCGACTGCATTTCAATCGGATTGTAGCGAATTCATGA
- a CDS encoding bestrophin family protein — translation MSMHVNNWKSAVIKSTPLASSYRSLLRWSTVAFVLFSPWTVTLDHGISALPILLLAIGFLLPMEVTAEVIEEPFGKEADDLPLDRICDTIAAFVEETLGSAT, via the coding sequence ATGTCCATGCACGTGAATAATTGGAAGTCTGCGGTGATCAAGTCCACGCCTCTTGCTTCTTCCTATCGATCTCTACTGCGCTGGAGCACGGTGGCCTTTGTTCTATTCTCACCCTGGACGGTGACTCTCGACCATGGGATCTCTGCCCTGCCAATCCTACTCCTGGCAATTGGTTTCCTGCTCCCCATGGAAGTCACCGCCGAGGTCATCGAAGAGCCATTCGGCAAAGAAGCCGATGATCTGCCACTAGATAGAATCTGCGACACAATCGCGGCTTTCGTCGAAGAAACTCTCGGCAGCGCTACCTAA
- a CDS encoding TrkA C-terminal domain-containing protein, whose translation MTQLVGVFSVLVALTLSLMVTRVAALALMFTGLSREAAKFQARSAFTGVGYTTVEAENTVNHPVRRQIIMLLMLLGNIGVATVIATIMVSVGGAIGTSWHQQLLALAALTGGLILLWFFFSSRWVERHMNRIIAWALKTFTDLDVRDYVALLELSGGYAVSEMIVEPQDWLANKPLMELRLSDEGILILGIRSPEGKFHGTPRGDDSIQVGDTLIVYGNIEDIEQLDRRRAGGRGDREHREAVEEQEELEQEDAEWREKEESLQNE comes from the coding sequence TTGACCCAGTTAGTTGGTGTATTCTCTGTTCTCGTTGCCCTGACCTTGTCGCTGATGGTTACGCGTGTCGCCGCCCTAGCGCTCATGTTTACAGGCCTGTCGCGGGAAGCGGCTAAGTTCCAAGCTCGGTCTGCATTCACCGGAGTGGGATATACTACCGTCGAGGCGGAGAATACCGTCAATCATCCTGTTCGCCGTCAAATAATCATGTTGCTCATGCTGTTGGGTAACATCGGCGTGGCGACGGTCATTGCCACGATCATGGTATCTGTTGGTGGAGCCATTGGTACAAGTTGGCATCAACAGCTGCTTGCTCTGGCAGCCTTAACTGGAGGGTTGATTTTACTTTGGTTTTTCTTCTCCAGTCGCTGGGTCGAGCGACATATGAACCGCATCATTGCCTGGGCGTTAAAGACGTTTACCGATCTCGATGTCCGCGACTACGTGGCCCTCTTGGAGCTTTCGGGTGGCTACGCGGTGAGCGAAATGATCGTCGAGCCGCAAGACTGGCTAGCCAATAAGCCGCTGATGGAACTGCGTCTGTCGGACGAGGGAATCCTCATTCTGGGAATTCGGTCTCCCGAAGGAAAATTTCATGGTACGCCACGAGGCGATGACAGCATCCAAGTCGGTGACACCTTGATCGTTTACGGCAATATCGAGGACATTGAACAACTTGATCGCCGCAGAGCAGGGGGCCGGGGCGACCGCGAACACCGCGAAGCTGTCGAAGAGCAGGAAGAATTAGAACAGGAAGATGCCGAGTGGCGCGAAAAAGAAGAAAGTCTACAAAACGAATAG
- a CDS encoding ATP-dependent helicase: MDPLFEALNPAQCDAVRHVDGPMLVLAGPGSGKTRVVTHRIAHLLREGIPASQMLALTFTNKAADEMHQRVEELAPGQRVWVSTFHRFGARLLRHYSDLVGLTPNFTIYDTTDAKQTLARVIDVAKINTLHYTPERIAHAISDAKNKLITADKFEPRPGSPLSQIVAEVYPAYQKRLIASSAVDFDDLLLHVAQLLFQSPEVRAELDERFRYLLVDEYQDTNHVQYVMLRALSVDYPNLAVTGDPDQSIYGWRGADIKNILQFETDFPQVKVVRLEQNYRSTKRILRVADDLIRHNLRRKQKSLFTDNDEGTSVRLVEYASQDAEAAGIAKRIAEAIESGQRRACDFAILYRVNALSRALERGLREAGVPYQIIRGQEFYGRKEIKDVLAYCQLINNPRDDQAVLRTINTPTRGIGRKTVDLLSDHAYRQGISLLDAAREAATIPDLAARSAKKVAVYVALMERLCGLADSDVEEILGTVLEESGYRGSLSESDSEEDLNRLANIEELLTDARQFDEKNPGGGQLETYLENAWLVNETDDWESETDKVTLMTLHAAKGLEFPVVFIVAVEHGLLPHERSTSDEAQMEEERRLAFVGITRAEDELQLSFAVERDFRGQRRHTVPSSFLMEIPREALHLETSVDQMEDWNDESWLDEEHDYLDVDQSEDTDDVSFDFGAAAKPAQKELTQKSPNWPMVAGQITTAAALAGEVQASESRVSPDAFFQGMTVVHPDHGVGKIVALSGSGKNRRATVRFVTVGEKRYILAHSPLRPAGK; encoded by the coding sequence GTGGACCCACTCTTCGAAGCACTGAATCCTGCCCAATGCGACGCCGTGAGGCATGTCGACGGACCGATGCTCGTACTCGCTGGGCCTGGCAGTGGCAAGACCCGGGTCGTGACCCATCGCATTGCCCACCTGCTACGGGAGGGGATCCCCGCCTCTCAGATGCTGGCTCTCACGTTTACCAACAAGGCAGCCGATGAGATGCATCAGCGGGTCGAGGAACTGGCACCCGGCCAGCGCGTTTGGGTCAGCACCTTCCATCGCTTTGGGGCTCGGCTGCTCAGGCACTACTCAGACCTAGTCGGTCTGACCCCAAATTTCACGATCTACGACACCACTGACGCCAAGCAAACCCTTGCCAGGGTCATCGATGTGGCCAAGATCAATACGCTCCACTATACCCCGGAGCGGATCGCTCATGCTATCAGCGACGCAAAGAACAAGCTAATCACGGCCGACAAATTCGAACCGCGCCCTGGGAGCCCACTGAGCCAAATTGTTGCCGAGGTCTACCCCGCCTACCAAAAGAGACTAATCGCTTCGTCCGCAGTCGACTTCGACGACCTGCTGCTCCACGTCGCTCAGCTGTTATTTCAAAGTCCCGAGGTCCGCGCTGAGCTGGATGAGCGATTTCGTTATCTGCTGGTGGACGAGTATCAGGACACCAACCATGTGCAATACGTCATGCTCCGTGCCCTCTCGGTCGACTACCCCAATCTGGCAGTGACAGGCGACCCCGACCAATCAATCTATGGGTGGCGTGGAGCCGACATCAAGAACATCCTGCAATTTGAGACGGACTTTCCCCAAGTAAAAGTCGTCCGGCTAGAACAAAACTACCGCAGCACGAAGCGGATTCTGCGCGTAGCCGATGACCTAATTCGCCACAATCTGCGTCGCAAACAGAAGTCGCTCTTCACCGACAACGACGAAGGCACTTCCGTTCGCCTGGTGGAATACGCAAGCCAGGACGCCGAAGCCGCTGGCATCGCCAAGCGAATTGCCGAAGCGATTGAATCAGGTCAGCGTCGCGCTTGCGACTTCGCTATCCTCTACCGAGTGAATGCCTTATCGCGTGCCTTGGAGCGGGGATTACGCGAGGCGGGCGTTCCCTACCAGATCATCCGTGGCCAAGAGTTCTACGGGCGCAAAGAAATCAAAGACGTGCTGGCTTACTGCCAGCTCATCAACAATCCTCGCGACGACCAGGCTGTGCTGCGCACGATCAACACCCCGACCCGCGGCATTGGCCGCAAGACGGTCGATCTCTTGAGCGACCATGCCTACCGCCAAGGGATATCGCTGCTGGACGCGGCCCGCGAGGCTGCCACAATTCCAGATCTTGCCGCCCGTTCTGCGAAGAAGGTTGCCGTTTATGTGGCGCTGATGGAACGCCTCTGTGGTTTAGCCGATAGTGACGTGGAGGAGATCCTCGGCACGGTGCTGGAAGAATCAGGCTATCGGGGGTCTTTGAGCGAAAGCGACAGTGAGGAGGACCTCAATCGCCTGGCGAACATCGAGGAACTCTTGACCGATGCCCGCCAATTTGACGAAAAAAATCCCGGTGGTGGGCAGTTAGAGACTTATCTAGAAAATGCCTGGCTCGTGAACGAGACCGACGACTGGGAGAGCGAAACGGACAAGGTCACCCTGATGACGCTCCACGCGGCCAAGGGTTTGGAGTTTCCAGTGGTGTTTATCGTGGCGGTCGAACATGGCCTGTTGCCGCATGAACGCAGTACCAGCGACGAAGCCCAGATGGAGGAGGAACGCCGACTTGCATTTGTGGGTATTACGCGAGCCGAAGACGAACTCCAACTCAGCTTTGCCGTCGAGCGAGACTTTCGTGGCCAGCGTCGTCACACGGTCCCCAGTTCGTTTTTGATGGAGATACCTCGCGAAGCCTTGCATCTGGAGACTTCTGTGGACCAGATGGAGGATTGGAACGACGAATCCTGGCTCGACGAGGAGCATGATTATTTAGACGTCGACCAATCAGAAGACACCGACGATGTTTCCTTCGATTTCGGCGCGGCAGCCAAACCAGCACAAAAAGAGTTAACTCAAAAATCACCGAACTGGCCGATGGTGGCTGGGCAAATTACGACCGCGGCAGCACTGGCTGGAGAGGTACAAGCCTCTGAGTCGCGGGTTTCGCCCGACGCGTTTTTCCAGGGGATGACTGTGGTCCATCCAGATCATGGCGTCGGCAAGATCGTCGCACTTTCTGGCTCCGGCAAGAACCGCCGAGCGACAGTCCGTTTCGTGACGGTCGGCGAGAAACGCTACATCCTTGCTCACAGCCCGCTGAGGCCAGCAGGGAAGTAG